One Phaseolus vulgaris cultivar G19833 chromosome 2, P. vulgaris v2.0, whole genome shotgun sequence DNA window includes the following coding sequences:
- the LOC137810959 gene encoding uncharacterized protein isoform X2 has product MESTHPIYEGPSLPTFHEQDTEHHVGESNPTSFSIEPTMNQPSPIQDSLTPDNESGNVVDQRPWLHAERGEFSPANGPFNVISRIIKQKYDEPSPTWKKVRLEVRDRWFGEFKSIGGIWNKTNSLDPFLIQKPPRIFKNAMSKVRHGQDKGTWIPQLVRATLDQHWSSTEFQNKSVIAKANRAVEKGASAYCGGSISTAAHFEKMTKELER; this is encoded by the exons ATGGAGTCTACACATCCTATCTATGAAGGACCCTCACTTCCTACATTTCACGAACAAGATACTGAACATCATGTAGGAGAATCAAATCCTACTTCCTTTTCTATAGAGCCAACTATGAATCAACCTTCACCAATACAAGACTCTCTTACACCTGATAATGAGTCCGGCAATGTAGTTGATCAAAGACCTTGGCTTCATGCAGAAAGAGGAGA ATTTTCACCAGCAAATGGACCTTTCAATGTAATCTCACGAATCATCAAGCAAAAATATGATGAACCCAGTCCCACTTGGAAGAAGGTTCGTCTTGAGGTCAGAGATAGATGGTTTGGAGAGTTTAAG AGTATAGGTGGGATCTGGAACAAGACAAACTCATTAGATCCATTTTTGATACAAAAGCCTCCCCGTATCTTTAAAAATGCTATGAGTAAAGTCAGGCATGGTCAAGATAAAGGGACCTGGATTCCACAACTTGTTCGAGCAACCTTGGACCAGCATTGGAGTTCTACAGAATTCCAAAACAAGAGTGTTATTGCCAAGGCGAATCGGGCTGTTGAGAAGGGAGCCTCAGCCTACTGTGGTGGTTCCATATCTACTGCGGCTCACTTTGAGAAAAtg ACTAAGGAGCTTGAACGATAA
- the LOC137810959 gene encoding uncharacterized protein isoform X1 — translation MESTHPIYEGPSLPTFHEQDTEHHVGESNPTSFSIEPTMNQPSPIQDSLTPDNESGNVVDQRPWLHAERGEFSPANGPFNVISRIIKQKYDEPSPTWKKVRLEVRDRWFGEFKSIGGIWNKTNSLDPFLIQKPPRIFKNAMSKVRHGQDKGTWIPQLVRATLDQHWSSTEFQNKSVIAKANRAVEKGASAYCGGSISTAAHFEKMVILLYFFFFLYFI, via the exons ATGGAGTCTACACATCCTATCTATGAAGGACCCTCACTTCCTACATTTCACGAACAAGATACTGAACATCATGTAGGAGAATCAAATCCTACTTCCTTTTCTATAGAGCCAACTATGAATCAACCTTCACCAATACAAGACTCTCTTACACCTGATAATGAGTCCGGCAATGTAGTTGATCAAAGACCTTGGCTTCATGCAGAAAGAGGAGA ATTTTCACCAGCAAATGGACCTTTCAATGTAATCTCACGAATCATCAAGCAAAAATATGATGAACCCAGTCCCACTTGGAAGAAGGTTCGTCTTGAGGTCAGAGATAGATGGTTTGGAGAGTTTAAG AGTATAGGTGGGATCTGGAACAAGACAAACTCATTAGATCCATTTTTGATACAAAAGCCTCCCCGTATCTTTAAAAATGCTATGAGTAAAGTCAGGCATGGTCAAGATAAAGGGACCTGGATTCCACAACTTGTTCGAGCAACCTTGGACCAGCATTGGAGTTCTACAGAATTCCAAAACAAGAGTGTTATTGCCAAGGCGAATCGGGCTGTTGAGAAGGGAGCCTCAGCCTACTGTGGTGGTTCCATATCTACTGCGGCTCACTTTGAGAAAAtggtaatattattatatttttttttctttctatattttatttaa
- the LOC137809218 gene encoding uncharacterized protein has product MLESESLQNSHVASIDDNEIYIDVVGAGNKKGNVYGIGVLSKRFNSSTIAHSTTSQAPIVHQIEEMREIIQKLNDELRTKHVKERTLEEKMELLMKTREEKSERMHKQDEQMQQIMQHIQMNNPISGSSNPTTSGHHQGDNIGDDSSEED; this is encoded by the coding sequence ATGCTTGAAAGCGAATCTTTGCAAAACTCTCATGTTGCTTCTATTGATGACAATGAAATATACATTGATGTTGTTGGAGCTGGAAATAAGAAAGGGAATGTCTATGGTATTGGTGTATTGAGCAAAAGGTTTAATAGTTCAACAATTGCTCACTCGACTACAAGCCAAGCTCCAATAGTCCATCAAATAGAAGAAATGCGTGAGATTATTCAAAAGTTAAATGATGAACTTAGGACAAAACATGTCAAGGAGCGGACTCTTGAAGAAAAGATGGAGCTATTGATGAAAACTCGTGAAGAGAAAAGTGAACGCATGCACAAACAAGATGAGCAGATGCAACAAATCATGCAACACATTCAAATGAATAATCCCATATCAGGTTCTTCAAATCCTACTACCAGTGGACATCATCAAGGAGACAACATTGGAGATGATAGTTCAGAAGAAGATTAG
- the LOC137809219 gene encoding peptidyl-prolyl cis-trans isomerase FKBP62-like yields MGARESKKMMNCRVVFTVEDGYFCPALSKAVKTMKKGEKVVLSVKPQLKVIGKLQDGTLFLKKGHDDERELFEFKTDKAIDGFDKAILIMKKGEVTLLTVAPEYGFGSSESQQELAVVPSNSTLYYEVELVSFEKWDTGYKRNEDSMLMFGANQKIVEAQAARKKEESYFSTI; encoded by the exons ATGGGTGCGAGGGAGAGCAAGAAGATGATGAACTGTAGAGTGGTGTTCACAGTCGAAGATG GTTATTTTTGTCCTGCTTTGTCAAAGGCTGTTAAAACCATGAAGAAGGGAGAGAAAGTGGTTTTAAGTGTGAAGCCTCAAT TGAAAGTAATTGGTAAGCTACAAGATGGTACATTGTTTTTGAAGAAGGGTCATGATGATGAAAGGGAGCTGTTTGAATTCAAAACTGATAAGG CAATTGATGGGTTTGACAAAGCTATTTTGATTATGAAGAAGGGTGAGGTGACATTGTTAACTGTTGCGCCCGAGTATGGTTTTGGCTCATCAGAGTCTCAACAAGAACTTGCTGTGGTTCCTTCTAACTCCACTTTGTATTATGAGGTTGAGCTAGTATCATTTGAGAAG tgggATACAGGGTACAAAAGAAATGAGGATAGCATGTTAATGTTTGGAGCAAATCAGAAGATAGTAGAGGCACAAGCTGCCAGGAAGAAGGAAGAGTCATACTTTTCAACTATATAA
- the LOC137810961 gene encoding probable peptide/nitrate transporter At3g43790 produces LLLLPIATFLHSTLCFLPIHSQSQSRSSFSVLLVLDFTLSLIQLVRLTILFFVQIQVNHSQSLYLVLATRNVVGDGAQTQYDLQCHRLQVVRTIRCLTSLLWGAIVDRIGRKPVILAGIISVVIFNTLFGLSKSFWMAILTIFLLGCFNGFLGPVRNCISTPTSHVVIGLIIGPSLRGYLAQPVEKYPNIFPKNSFWNKFPYFLPNLITSVFALVVAIGCIWIPVWILGSDKSVH; encoded by the exons cttcttcttcttcccatCGCAACCTTCCTTCACTCCACTCTTTGTTTCCTTCCTATTCACTCTCAATCTCAATCTCGTTCTTCTTTCTCAGTGTTGCTTGTTCTTGATTTCACTCTCAGTCTCATTCAATTGGTTCGTCTCACTATCTTGTTCTTTGTTCAAATCCAG GTAAATCATTCTCAATCTCTATATCTCGTGCTTGCGACTCGGAATGTTGTCGGTGACGGTGCTCAAACGCAATATGATCTTCAGTGTCATAGGCTTCAAGTTGTTCGCACAATTAg ATGTTTGACATCTTTGTTGTGGGGAGCTATAGTTGATCGCATTGGTCGAAAACCCGTTATACTTGCAGGGATCATTTCAGT TGTCATTTTCAACACACTATTTGGCCTTAGCAAAAGTTTTTGGATGGCTATTCTTACGATATTTCTTCTCGGATGTTTCAATGGTTTTCTAGGACCAGTGAGG AACTGCATTTCCACACCAACTAGTCATGTTGTGATTGGTTTAATAATTGGCCCATCATTGAGAGGCTATTTGGCTCAG CCAGTAGAGAAGTACCCAAATATTTTTCCAAAGAATTCCTTTTGGAATAA GTTTCCATACTTCTTGCCCAACCTCATAACATCAGTATTTGCACTTGTAGTAGCAATTGGCTGCATCTGGATTCCAGTATGGATCTTAGGCTCTGACAAATCTGTTCATTGa